The Chryseobacterium oranimense genome contains the following window.
TTTTCGATGCGGATCTGCTCACGCATTAATTCAATATCATTCAGAACCACCTGAAGCGTATATTCTCCCGGTGGCACATTATCAAAGTAATATTCTCCTGCATTGTTGGTTTTTGCCTGATATGGTGTATTTACCAACCTTAAAAGCGCATTCTTTACGGGCACTTTTTCAGACAGCATGATCTTTCCGTTCACACGTTCATTCTGCTGTGCAGAAACAAAATGTGGAAGGCTGACAAGTAATAAAAGTAATATAGGGGTTTTAAATTTTTTCATGCTGTAAGTTTTGTAGCAGAGGATAGTTGATTTTGCCGTTTTGTGATAATGGGAATGATTCTATGTATTCGGTGCTTACGTACTGCGGATTGATGCGCAGCTTATTCTTAATGATTTCCTTAATGATCTGGGGATCTATTTCTTTGTTGTCATACAGAACAATGATCTTTTTGTCATTGCCGTTCAGACAGACTACTGTATTTCCTTCCAGCTCATTTTTAAGAATAAACTCTACCTCATCCAGGTTAAGACGGATCCCGAAAAGCTTCATGATGCGCTTGATTCTTCCTGTGATGTAGTACAATCCGTTCTGACCTCTTCTGCCTGTATCTCCTGTATGAAGAAGCTTAGGCTGTTCGTAGGTAGACAGGTCTTCAAGCTTGTTGGCATAGCCTCCGCTGATGCTTGAATGTAAGAACAGCAGTTCATCCGTCTCAGGATCGATCTGGAAGCTTCCGCCATGTACCGGAGTCCCGATAGACGTTTCCTCTTCAAGAAGTCCGTCTGTGGTAAGATAAGCCATTCTTCCACCTGCTTCGGTTTGTCCGTACTGGGCAAAGAACTGCTTTTCAAATTCAAGGCAGTAATTGAAGATAGTTTTCCTCAATTCAGCATTGATAACCCCTCCCGTATGGGTCATATATCTCAGGCTGGCACTGTCTTTTCTGAAGAATCCGATTCTGTTCAGGTTTTCGTACAGATACGGAACTCCGCCAAGCGTGCTGTATCCGTACTCTTCCATTTCGTCCCAGAAAGCTTTCTGCATGATGTCTTTGTCCGTGCATACTATTCTTCCCGCCCGCATACAGTTGGTGGTAAAAATAGAAAAACCGTACACGAAATTAATCGGTACGTTGAGCGGAACTACATCAGATTCCAGGATAGGCATGTATTGAAGGATGCTCACGGCATTCTGATAAAGGTTTTCATCCGAAAGCTTCACCAGTTTTGGAACTCCGGTGGTTCCGGAAGTACTTAAAAGGATCTTGATATCAGGATGAATGGTCACTTCCGGCTGGTAATCTTCTTTAGCAAAGATTTTCACCGTTTCCGAAAACTCCTTTAACGAATATCCCTGAACCTCATCTCTGGATGGGTCAAAGATGTATTTCGGACGGTACTCCGTTTCCAGACGTTCTTTAAACTCCGGGTGCAACTTCTGTCCCAAAACAGCAATGGCATGAGCTGTTCCGTAAAAATTGAGGAGAACCTCAATGCTCGGCAGCTGGTTGTCATTGTACAAAAAGATCAATCCTTTCTCTACAGGATTGAGGCCTAAAGACCGGTACAGCGTTCCAACGGGCGTGGTGGCACCGCTGGAAGCATCTGTAAACAAGAGGTTCTTGTTGGCAATTATATTTTCTAAAATTTTCATATACTTAGTTTTCTACGATTACATCGTATTTTTTCATTTTTTCGCGGATCTTCCCGACGGTTCCCATTTCAAGGATGTCGTTGAAATCAAACTTTACCCGGTAAAACTGTTCCAGGGCTTCTACAATAAGCAGATGTGACATAGAATCCCATTCAGGAATTTCCTGATAGGTAAGGTTTTCGTCTACCAGTTCTTTTTTCACAGCGATTGCTGATGCTATAATTTCGTAAAATTCGTCTGTTGTGTGCATTTTAAATTTTTATAGTTTTCCATTTACCATTTTTGAAGATCATTAGGAACAAAACAGCCAGTACAATTTCCGAGGAAACGATGGCGGTAAATATCCCTTTCAGTTCCCAATGAAGCCTTACTCCAAGCAGGTAAGCCAGAGGAAGCTGAATCACATAGAACATGATCATGTAAAGCAGGGTTACCTGCATAATATTGCCGGCAGCATTGAGCGCACGGCTGATCACCATTGTAAAGCCCAATAAAAGATAAGCCATAGACACCACGTGGATGTACTGTACGGCGTATTGGGCTACCTCGGCTTCTTTAGTGAAGAAACTCACCACATATCCGGCAGCAAATTGCCAGAATATGGCAACCAATATCAGATAAGTCATATTGATTCCTCCGGCTCTCCATACCGTTTTTTCTGCACGGTCAGGGTTTCCGGCGCCCAGATTCTGTCCTGTAAGAACGCCTGCGGCATTTCCTATTCCCCAGGCAGGCATTGTAGCCACGGAGGCAATTCTCTGAGCGATAATGTATCCTGCAAGTGCCGTAGTCCCGAAGGTTGCGATAATCTTAACCATAATCAGCCAGCTGGAAGCAGGAACAATATACTGAACCAGGCCTCCCAGGGCGATTTTCATGATTTTCTTAAGCAAAGGCAGATCCATGTGAAATTTCATCAGAATATTGACACTTGTTTTGCGGGTAAGAAGAATAAAGAACTGATATAAAACCGCCAGCAAACGTGACAGAACGGTGGCATAAGCCAGTCCCATCAATCCGTAAGCAGGAATAAAACCCAATCCGAAAACAAGAATTACCGCAAATACCATACTTGAGATATGGCAAAGCCACAGGGATTTCATTGCAAGATCGGCATCTCCGGCACCCCTGAACAGCCCGTTGATGGACAGGCGCAGAATCACCAGACCGATACTTAAAAAGACCAGTTTGGAAAAAAGAAGACCATTTTCAACGATTCCTGTATCAAATCCA
Protein-coding sequences here:
- a CDS encoding acyl carrier protein; this translates as MHTTDEFYEIIASAIAVKKELVDENLTYQEIPEWDSMSHLLIVEALEQFYRVKFDFNDILEMGTVGKIREKMKKYDVIVEN
- a CDS encoding MATE family efflux transporter, giving the protein MRKFLHLVKEGSVFAYGAMAGRKSELTSGSINRSIFSLAIPMVMELVMESVFVSINLLIIAKLGDKVLGLVGIADNYINFANAIAIGLGIAAATLTARRAGEKDQEGMGRTAHYIILLASAFALLIGGLSFIFAGEIISFLGFDTGIVENGLLFSKLVFLSIGLVILRLSINGLFRGAGDADLAMKSLWLCHISSMVFAVILVFGLGFIPAYGLMGLAYATVLSRLLAVLYQFFILLTRKTSVNILMKFHMDLPLLKKIMKIALGGLVQYIVPASSWLIMVKIIATFGTTALAGYIIAQRIASVATMPAWGIGNAAGVLTGQNLGAGNPDRAEKTVWRAGGINMTYLILVAIFWQFAAGYVVSFFTKEAEVAQYAVQYIHVVSMAYLLLGFTMVISRALNAAGNIMQVTLLYMIMFYVIQLPLAYLLGVRLHWELKGIFTAIVSSEIVLAVLFLMIFKNGKWKTIKI
- a CDS encoding AMP-binding protein, translating into MKILENIIANKNLLFTDASSGATTPVGTLYRSLGLNPVEKGLIFLYNDNQLPSIEVLLNFYGTAHAIAVLGQKLHPEFKERLETEYRPKYIFDPSRDEVQGYSLKEFSETVKIFAKEDYQPEVTIHPDIKILLSTSGTTGVPKLVKLSDENLYQNAVSILQYMPILESDVVPLNVPINFVYGFSIFTTNCMRAGRIVCTDKDIMQKAFWDEMEEYGYSTLGGVPYLYENLNRIGFFRKDSASLRYMTHTGGVINAELRKTIFNYCLEFEKQFFAQYGQTEAGGRMAYLTTDGLLEEETSIGTPVHGGSFQIDPETDELLFLHSSISGGYANKLEDLSTYEQPKLLHTGDTGRRGQNGLYYITGRIKRIMKLFGIRLNLDEVEFILKNELEGNTVVCLNGNDKKIIVLYDNKEIDPQIIKEIIKNKLRINPQYVSTEYIESFPLSQNGKINYPLLQNLQHEKI